A single region of the Polyodon spathula isolate WHYD16114869_AA chromosome 12, ASM1765450v1, whole genome shotgun sequence genome encodes:
- the LOC121324693 gene encoding serine palmitoyltransferase 2-like, whose translation MLIRMTESSVKKLSNGDRCYGASNGVKPGKNGCVKNHYLYQKQHCYPEEKIYHVAHNGGLYKRPFNEVFEETPMLVAVLTYMGYGILTLFGYLRDFLREWKIEKCQNATEREEQKDFVPLYQDFENFYTRNLYMRIRDSWNRPICSVPGAKFDVMDRVSYDYNWTFKYTGKVVKDVINMGSYNYLGFAENHGLCADAAADVTMKYGVGVSSTRREMGNLDKHEELEKLVARFLGVEAAMAFGMGFATNSMNIPALVGKVWRTVLLFLYFVREGTGVLNVGF comes from the exons ATGTTGATAAGAATGACGGAAAGCTCGGTGAAAAAGCTGTCTAACGGCGATAGATGTTACGGCGCTTCAAACGGGGTGAAACCGGGGAAGAACGGCTGTGTCAAGAACCATTACCTCTACCAGAAACAACACTGTTATCCCGAGGAGAAG ATCTACCACGTTGCACACAATGGAGGATTGTATAAAAGACCATTTAATGAAGTCTTTGAAGAAACCCCTATGCTAGTTGCGGTTCTCACGTACATGGGTTATGGTATTCTCACACTTTTTGGATATCTGCGGGATTTCTTGAGAGAGTGGAAGATAGAGAAGTGTCAAAATGCAACTGAACGAGAGGAGCAAAAG gacTTTGTCCCACTTTATCAGGATTTTGAAAATTTTTACACAAGAAACCTGTACATGCGAATTCGAGACAGCTGGAACAGACCTATCTGTAGTGTTCCTGGGGCAAAATTTGATGTCATGGACAGAGTATCCTATGACTACAATTGGACCTTCAA GTACACAGGGAAAGTTGTAAAAGATGTCATTAACATGGGTTCTTACAATTATCTGGGATTTGCTGAGAACCACGGGCTATGTGCAGATGCTGCTGCAGATGTGACTATGAAATATGGGGTTGGAGTGAGCAGCACTAGACGAGAGATGG gTAACCTAGATAAACATGAAGAGCTGGAGAAATTAGTAGCCAGATTCCTGGGTGTTGAGGCAGCTATGGCATTTGGGATGGGATTTGCAACTAATTCCATGAACATTCCAGCTCTTGTCGGCAAGGTTTGGAgaacagtgttgctgtttttgtattttgtgaggGAGGGGACTGGGGTACTAAATGTAGGCTTTTAA